The sequence AAATAATTGATACTCATAACGCTTTTGTAAAAAACTTTAATGAAGAGCAAAATACAGCTCGGGAGAAATTAAAAAAACATCTTGTTGCTGACTTCTTGGACAGAGAGATATATGCGGACAAAGAAAATGCGAAAAATTATTCTGTTGAATGTTTAAGAAAATACGATTGTCTAATTGCTAAAATTAAAATCAAAGACAATGAACTTTTAGCAAAACTTAAAGATGTTGTTGCTGGCAAAAAGAACTTGATAAATTTATTAAGGCATTTTTAAATCGTGAAGACATAAAATTGAAGTAACAACGGACGACAGATTTGTATTGCAAAGAGGAATGATTTTGCTGAAAATTTAAGCGAAGGTGAAAAGACTGCAATTTCATTCGCTTATTTTTAGTTACATTAGAGCGCCTTCACAGAGAAGAAACCAAAAGAAACAATTATTTTATTGAAGACCCAATTTCAAGTCTTGATGCAAATCATATAGCACAGATTTATTCTCTAATAAACTCTTTCTTCTTTAGAAAAGGGGGAAGACCCATTGCAGCCAGAGGCTGCAATCAATTGTTTCAAGCAACTTTTATTTCTACACACAATTTTGAATTTTTCTCCTTCCTAAAAGATTCATCACAACTCAATAAACACAACAGTAATCCAAACACTGGTTGTCATTACTATTTTATTCAGCGAATCGGGTGAAGACAACTCTCAAATAACCCTTTACCTAAAAGTTTGAGACTTAAATCTGAGTATGTTTATTTGTTTCAAATTCTATTCAAGTTTCATAAAGACGGTTGCAAATTGGAAGACGATAGCTTGATACTTATGCCAAATGCTTTAAGACGATTCTTTGAAATTTATACTTTGACGAAACTCCCCGACTCAA is a genomic window of Bacteroidota bacterium containing:
- a CDS encoding AAA family ATPase, with amino-acid sequence MRLFLVTLERLHREETKRNNYFIEDPISSLDANHIAQIYSLINSFFFRKGGRPIAARGCNQLFQATFISTHNFEFFSFLKDSSQLNKHNSNPNTGCHYYFIQRIG